One part of the Paracoccus sp. MBLB3053 genome encodes these proteins:
- a CDS encoding LysR family transcriptional regulator ArgP: MLDYPALAALAEIIRRGSFEAAAAALGVTPSAISQRIKGLEERMGEVLLHRGPPARATERAMRLVQHLDQVLILERSLGESQASQPAILRIAVNADSLATWFPPVMAALDVIYDLLVDDQDHARDWLGKGEVTAALCSDPRPVPGCEVTALGKMRYHALATPDFIARHFPQGPTAEALLAAPAVIFNSKDAAQSRWAEAVTGRRLHLRGHHVPASEPFARVIELGIGWGMIPDAMSGPALGSGRLALLSPLPLDVPLYWQVQRALRPALAPLSRAVRERAAAELRP; encoded by the coding sequence ATGCTTGACTACCCGGCGCTTGCCGCTCTTGCCGAAATCATCCGCCGCGGCTCGTTCGAGGCGGCCGCCGCAGCCCTTGGCGTCACGCCATCGGCGATCTCGCAGCGTATCAAGGGGCTTGAGGAGCGTATGGGCGAAGTGCTGCTGCATCGCGGTCCACCTGCCCGAGCGACCGAACGCGCGATGCGACTGGTCCAGCACCTGGACCAGGTGCTGATCTTGGAGCGCAGTCTCGGGGAAAGCCAAGCAAGCCAGCCGGCCATCCTGCGGATTGCTGTCAACGCTGATAGTCTGGCGACATGGTTTCCGCCGGTCATGGCCGCGCTGGATGTCATCTACGATCTGCTGGTCGATGATCAGGATCACGCGCGCGACTGGCTGGGCAAGGGTGAGGTGACGGCTGCGCTTTGCTCGGACCCTCGCCCCGTTCCCGGCTGCGAGGTGACCGCGCTTGGCAAGATGCGCTATCACGCCCTTGCCACGCCCGATTTCATCGCCCGCCACTTCCCGCAAGGCCCGACGGCAGAGGCGCTTCTGGCCGCGCCGGCGGTGATCTTCAACAGCAAGGATGCTGCGCAATCCCGCTGGGCCGAGGCCGTCACGGGCCGGCGACTGCATTTGCGTGGACATCATGTTCCGGCATCTGAACCCTTCGCCCGAGTCATCGAGCTGGGCATCGGCTGGGGCATGATCCCCGACGCCATGTCTGGTCCGGCGCTCGGATCGGGTCGCCTTGCTCTGCTCAGCCCCCTGCCCCTCGACGTGCCGCTGTATTGGCAGGTTCAGCGCGCGCTTCGCCCGGCACTCGCCCCCTTGAGCCGCGCCGTAAGAGAAAGGGCCGCAGCGGAACTGCGGCCCTGA
- a CDS encoding SspB family protein, producing MARGIDYGGMMHRAMQRLIADVLRAVAAEGLPGEHHFFITFDTRDSGVDIADWLRERYPEEMTIVIQHWFDNLEVTPEGFSITLNFGNSPEPLYIPFDAVRTFVDPSVEFGLRFENQIEDDDEDEDDEEAEFIDDIDDDHGGDDTPKGGAEVVSLDKWRK from the coding sequence ATGGCGCGAGGAATCGATTACGGCGGGATGATGCATCGAGCCATGCAACGGCTGATTGCGGATGTTCTGCGTGCCGTGGCGGCCGAGGGACTGCCGGGCGAGCATCACTTCTTCATCACCTTCGACACGCGTGATTCGGGCGTGGACATCGCGGACTGGCTGCGCGAGCGTTACCCCGAAGAGATGACGATCGTCATTCAGCATTGGTTCGACAATCTGGAAGTCACGCCCGAAGGCTTCAGCATCACCCTGAATTTCGGCAACTCGCCCGAGCCGCTCTACATCCCGTTCGACGCGGTTCGCACCTTCGTCGATCCGTCGGTCGAATTCGGACTGCGTTTCGAAAACCAGATCGAAGACGATGACGAAGATGAAGACGACGAAGAAGCTGAATTCATCGATGATATCGACGATGATCATGGCGGCGACGACACACCCAAGGGTGGGGCCGAGGTGGTCAGCCTGGACAAGTGGCGCAAGTAA
- the fumC gene encoding class II fumarate hydratase → MTDFRTETDSFGPLEVPSDKYWGAQTQRSIQNFPIGWEKQPVPIIRALGIIKQAAAQVNMATGKLDPAIGNAMVEAASEVVAGKFDDNFPLVVWQTGSGTQSNMNANEVISNRAIEILGGEMGSKKPVHPNDHCNMGQSSNDTFPTAMHVAIGMQARDVLIPGLEKLHKALVAKSEEFKDIIKIGRTHTQDATPLTLGQEFGGYAHQVAKGIERVKLALTDIYELAQGGTAVGTGLNTKKGWDVAIAAEIAKISGLPFVTAPNKFEALAAHDAMVFFSGALKTVAGSLFKIANDMRLLGSGPRSGLGELILPENEPGSSIMPGKVNPTQAEALTMVCAHVMGNDAAIGFAGSQGHFELNVYNPMMSYNVLQSMQLLGDAASSFTDNMVVGTQANLPRIDKLMKESLMLVTALAPTIGYDNATKVAKTAHKNGTTLREEAIALGLVDGETFDQVVRPEQMVGPED, encoded by the coding sequence ATGACCGATTTCCGCACCGAGACCGACAGCTTCGGCCCGCTCGAGGTCCCATCCGACAAGTACTGGGGGGCGCAAACTCAGCGCTCGATCCAGAACTTCCCGATCGGCTGGGAAAAGCAGCCCGTTCCGATCATCCGTGCGCTTGGCATCATCAAGCAGGCCGCCGCACAGGTGAACATGGCGACCGGCAAGCTGGATCCGGCGATCGGCAATGCCATGGTCGAAGCCGCGTCGGAAGTGGTTGCAGGCAAGTTCGACGACAACTTCCCGCTGGTCGTCTGGCAGACCGGTTCGGGCACCCAGTCGAACATGAACGCGAACGAGGTCATCTCGAACCGCGCCATCGAGATCCTGGGCGGCGAGATGGGCTCGAAAAAGCCGGTCCACCCGAACGACCATTGCAACATGGGCCAGTCCTCGAACGACACCTTCCCGACAGCGATGCATGTGGCGATCGGCATGCAGGCGCGCGACGTGCTGATCCCGGGCCTCGAGAAGCTGCACAAGGCGCTGGTCGCGAAATCCGAAGAATTCAAGGACATCATCAAGATCGGCCGCACCCATACGCAGGATGCGACCCCTCTGACGCTGGGCCAGGAATTCGGCGGCTACGCCCATCAGGTCGCCAAGGGCATCGAGCGCGTGAAGCTGGCCCTGACCGACATCTACGAGCTGGCGCAGGGCGGCACCGCCGTCGGCACCGGGCTGAACACCAAGAAGGGCTGGGACGTGGCGATCGCCGCCGAGATCGCCAAGATCTCGGGCCTGCCCTTCGTCACCGCGCCGAACAAGTTCGAGGCACTGGCCGCGCATGACGCGATGGTCTTCTTCTCGGGCGCGCTGAAAACCGTCGCGGGCTCGCTCTTCAAGATCGCGAACGACATGCGCCTGCTGGGTTCGGGTCCGCGCTCGGGTCTGGGCGAGCTGATCCTGCCGGAAAACGAGCCGGGCTCGTCGATCATGCCGGGCAAGGTCAACCCGACCCAGGCCGAGGCGCTGACCATGGTCTGCGCCCATGTCATGGGCAATGACGCGGCCATCGGCTTCGCCGGTTCGCAGGGCCATTTCGAGCTGAACGTCTATAACCCGATGATGTCCTATAACGTGCTGCAGTCGATGCAGCTCTTGGGCGACGCGGCCAGCTCGTTCACCGATAACATGGTCGTGGGCACGCAGGCCAACCTGCCGCGCATCGACAAGCTGATGAAGGAATCGCTGATGCTGGTGACGGCGCTGGCGCCGACCATCGGCTATGACAACGCGACCAAGGTGGCCAAGACCGCGCACAAGAACGGCACCACGCTCCGCGAAGAGGCGATCGCGCTCGGCCTGGTCGATGGCGAAACCTTCGATCAGGTTGTCCGCCCCGAGCAGATGGTCGGTCCGGAGGACTGA
- a CDS encoding peptidylprolyl isomerase — translation MQSKLLIPALLLAAGAAHAEGLPGVSDGAGPNLVIEVADSTGAAKGKIVLDLYADKAPKHVERLVSLAKSGSYDGVVFHRVIDGFMAQTGDVEFGKHGADTARAGMGGSSMPDLAAEFNDVSFQRGTVGMARSQDPNSANSQFFIDLAPAEFLDGQYTVVGQLVDGWDVLNAIKKGDPAANGSVVEPDYMVKVTVEE, via the coding sequence ATGCAGAGTAAACTGCTGATCCCGGCGCTGCTTCTGGCAGCAGGTGCCGCGCATGCCGAGGGCCTGCCGGGCGTGTCAGACGGGGCGGGCCCCAATCTCGTGATCGAGGTTGCGGATTCGACCGGCGCGGCCAAGGGCAAGATCGTGCTGGACCTTTATGCCGACAAGGCCCCGAAACATGTCGAGCGGCTCGTGTCGCTCGCGAAATCGGGTTCCTATGACGGGGTTGTCTTCCATCGCGTGATCGACGGCTTCATGGCCCAAACGGGTGATGTGGAATTCGGCAAGCATGGCGCAGATACTGCCCGTGCGGGCATGGGCGGCTCGTCCATGCCGGACCTCGCCGCCGAGTTCAACGATGTCAGCTTCCAGCGCGGCACCGTCGGCATGGCCCGCTCGCAGGATCCCAACAGCGCCAACAGCCAATTCTTCATCGACCTCGCTCCGGCGGAGTTCCTTGATGGCCAGTACACGGTCGTCGGGCAACTCGTCGACGGTTGGGACGTGCTGAACGCCATCAAAAAGGGCGACCCGGCCGCGAACGGTTCGGTGGTCGAGCCCGATTACATGGTCAAGGTGACTGTCGAGGAGTGA
- a CDS encoding anhydro-N-acetylmuramic acid kinase, translated as MEMLQALGMMSGTSLDGVDAAMIETDGIRIGGFGRSAYRAYSGNESAMLHGALGQWPGGPDVAEAAGLSVSAHAALAETFPEAELVGYHGQTLAHDPHGRGTHQAGDGAALAQRLRRPVVWDFRSEDVRQGGEGAPLAPFFHWACANWAMGQGVLPAAPVAFLNLGGVGNLTWVDPKAETPDAPGACIAFDTGPANAPINDLVRRRRGADRDEGGALAAAGRPDEEVLARFLGHPHFARPVPKSLDRDAFPDLPGDVAALSDSDAAATLTHAAAAAVAAGISHLPRAPELVLVCGGGRHNVAMMAALEQRLASRVAPVEEAGLDGDMLEAQAFGWLAVRVLRGLPTSGPGTTGAPGPVCGGRISHPRT; from the coding sequence ATGGAAATGCTGCAGGCGCTGGGGATGATGTCGGGAACCTCGCTCGATGGGGTCGATGCCGCGATGATCGAAACCGACGGCATCCGCATCGGCGGCTTTGGCCGCAGCGCCTATCGCGCCTATTCCGGCAATGAATCCGCGATGCTGCATGGCGCGCTGGGGCAATGGCCGGGCGGGCCGGACGTGGCCGAGGCGGCGGGGCTTTCGGTTTCCGCCCATGCTGCGCTTGCCGAGACATTTCCCGAGGCCGAACTGGTTGGCTATCACGGCCAGACATTGGCGCATGATCCCCACGGGCGGGGCACGCATCAGGCGGGGGATGGCGCGGCGCTGGCGCAAAGGCTTCGCCGCCCGGTGGTCTGGGATTTCCGCAGCGAAGATGTGCGGCAAGGGGGGGAAGGGGCGCCGCTGGCTCCGTTCTTTCACTGGGCTTGCGCGAACTGGGCCATGGGACAGGGGGTTCTTCCGGCTGCGCCCGTCGCATTTTTGAACCTGGGAGGTGTCGGTAATCTCACATGGGTCGACCCCAAGGCAGAGACACCCGACGCACCGGGCGCCTGTATCGCCTTCGATACCGGGCCCGCCAATGCCCCGATCAACGATCTGGTGCGGCGGCGCAGGGGCGCAGATCGTGACGAAGGCGGAGCGCTGGCTGCCGCAGGGCGACCGGACGAGGAGGTGCTGGCGCGTTTCCTCGGCCATCCGCATTTCGCGCGGCCCGTCCCGAAATCGCTGGACCGGGACGCCTTCCCCGATCTGCCGGGGGATGTGGCCGCATTGTCGGACAGCGACGCTGCGGCGACGCTGACCCATGCGGCGGCGGCGGCGGTCGCGGCGGGAATTTCCCATCTGCCCCGTGCGCCGGAACTGGTCCTGGTCTGCGGCGGCGGGCGGCACAATGTAGCCATGATGGCGGCGCTGGAACAGCGGCTGGCCAGCCGAGTGGCGCCGGTCGAAGAGGCCGGGCTGGACGGGGATATGCTGGAAGCACAGGCCTTTGGCTGGCTTGCCGTGAGGGTGCTGCGCGGATTGCCCACATCGGGTCCGGGGACGACGGGCGCGCCCGGGCCGGTCTGTGGCGGCAGGATCAGCCATCCACGGACATGA
- the tyrS gene encoding tyrosine--tRNA ligase: MTYHAKSEFLHVMMERGYLADCTDLQALDDALIEGPVTAYIGYDATAASLHVGHLLNIMMLRWFQKTGNRPITLMGGGTTKVGDPSFRSEERPLLTPDAIQSNIDGMGQVFARYLDYGEGKAMMLNNAEWLDNLNYLDFLRDIGRHFSVNRMLSFESVKSRLDREQSLSFLEFNYMILQAYDFLELYRRYDCRLQMGGSDQWGNIINGIDLTRRVLEGEIFGLTSPLLTTSDGRKMGKSAGGAVWLNGAMLSPYEFWQFWRNSTDADVGRFLKLYTDLPVDECERLGALQGSEINAAKIILANEVTTLLHGAEAAASAETTAREVFEQGGAGGDLEVVTIGADALSNGLTVVQLLAQTGITTSGKEAKRLIAEGGLKLNNEPVADPMLSVDAALIGEGLKISVGKKKHRMVQIG, encoded by the coding sequence ATGACCTACCATGCCAAGTCCGAATTCCTCCATGTCATGATGGAGCGCGGCTATCTGGCGGACTGCACCGATCTGCAGGCGCTGGACGACGCGCTCATCGAAGGTCCGGTCACGGCATATATCGGTTATGACGCAACCGCCGCCAGCCTGCATGTCGGCCACCTCTTGAACATCATGATGCTGCGCTGGTTCCAGAAGACCGGCAACCGCCCGATCACCCTGATGGGCGGCGGCACGACCAAGGTCGGCGATCCCTCGTTCCGCAGCGAGGAACGCCCGCTGCTGACCCCCGACGCCATCCAGTCGAATATCGACGGCATGGGCCAGGTCTTTGCCCGCTACCTCGATTACGGCGAGGGCAAGGCGATGATGCTCAACAATGCCGAATGGCTGGACAACCTGAACTACCTCGATTTCCTGCGCGATATCGGGCGGCATTTCTCGGTCAACCGGATGCTGTCATTTGAATCCGTGAAATCGCGGCTGGATCGCGAGCAGTCGCTCAGCTTCCTCGAATTCAACTACATGATCCTGCAGGCCTATGACTTCCTGGAACTGTACCGGCGCTACGATTGCCGCTTGCAGATGGGCGGCTCGGACCAATGGGGCAATATCATCAACGGGATCGACCTGACCCGCCGCGTGCTGGAAGGCGAGATTTTCGGCCTGACCTCGCCGCTGCTGACCACCTCGGACGGGCGCAAGATGGGCAAGTCGGCCGGCGGCGCGGTCTGGCTCAATGGCGCGATGCTTTCGCCCTACGAGTTCTGGCAGTTCTGGCGCAACTCGACCGATGCCGATGTCGGCCGCTTCCTGAAGCTTTACACCGACCTGCCGGTCGATGAATGCGAGCGCCTAGGCGCGCTGCAGGGGTCCGAGATCAACGCCGCCAAGATCATCTTGGCGAATGAGGTCACGACGCTTCTGCACGGCGCCGAGGCTGCGGCATCGGCCGAGACCACTGCGCGCGAGGTCTTCGAGCAGGGCGGCGCGGGCGGCGATCTCGAGGTCGTGACCATCGGGGCAGATGCGCTGTCGAATGGCCTCACCGTCGTTCAGCTTCTGGCCCAGACCGGCATTACCACCTCGGGGAAAGAAGCCAAGCGCCTGATCGCCGAAGGCGGGCTGAAGCTCAACAATGAACCTGTCGCCGACCCGATGCTTTCTGTCGATGCGGCGCTGATCGGTGAAGGGCTGAAAATCTCGGTCGGCAAGAAGAAGCACCGGATGGTGCAGATCGGATGA
- a CDS encoding YaiI/YqxD family protein codes for MTTLYIDADACPVKTEAERVATRLRLPMVLVCNGGLRPSGNPFVTLEIVPEGPDVADKWIAEHCGPGDVVVTTDIPLADRCLKAGAQVIQPNGEVLTLANIGGRLATRDLMQDIRAADPFHQGRGGGFTKADRAQFLQSLDRVMVAAQRVSRD; via the coding sequence ATGACCACGCTTTACATCGACGCCGATGCCTGTCCGGTCAAGACCGAGGCCGAGCGCGTCGCCACCCGGCTGCGCTTGCCGATGGTGCTGGTCTGCAATGGCGGTCTGCGCCCCTCAGGCAATCCTTTCGTCACACTGGAAATCGTTCCCGAAGGGCCAGATGTCGCCGACAAATGGATCGCCGAGCATTGCGGACCGGGTGATGTGGTGGTCACGACTGATATTCCGCTGGCCGATCGCTGTCTCAAGGCGGGGGCGCAGGTGATCCAGCCCAATGGCGAAGTGCTGACGCTGGCCAATATCGGCGGGCGGCTCGCGACGCGCGATCTGATGCAGGACATTCGCGCCGCCGATCCGTTCCACCAGGGGCGGGGCGGGGGCTTCACCAAGGCCGATCGCGCGCAGTTCCTTCAATCGCTGGATCGGGTGATGGTGGCTGCACAAAGGGTCTCGCGCGACTGA
- a CDS encoding DUF4169 family protein — protein sequence MTGNGKIINLRAARKSAARDAARKQADENAAKFGRSKAQKQVEKADHDRTIRHLDQHRRETPEEGDA from the coding sequence TTGACCGGAAACGGCAAGATCATCAACCTGCGGGCGGCGCGCAAAAGCGCCGCCCGTGACGCTGCCCGCAAGCAAGCTGACGAAAACGCTGCGAAATTCGGCCGCAGCAAAGCGCAGAAACAGGTCGAGAAGGCCGATCACGACCGCACCATACGCCATCTGGACCAGCATCGGCGCGAGACACCCGAGGAAGGCGATGCCTGA
- a CDS encoding class I SAM-dependent methyltransferase has translation MSDLSLFLGQFLRRPSEIRAIAPTGRATAREMARLITPEMEAVAEIGAGTGTITQAILARGLPAERLELYELNAAFCSRLRQRFPGALVHNLPAQEMVNVGRRGLDAVISGVPTLPMPDDLQAAIVGAALGMMKPGAPFVQITYGPVAPLSEPVRARFGLRHVKSRRIWANLPPAQVYVFRQTA, from the coding sequence TTGTCCGATCTGTCCCTGTTTCTTGGCCAGTTCCTGCGCCGCCCTTCCGAGATCCGTGCGATCGCTCCGACCGGACGGGCCACCGCGCGCGAAATGGCGCGACTGATCACGCCGGAAATGGAGGCGGTCGCCGAGATCGGGGCAGGTACCGGAACCATCACGCAGGCGATCCTTGCGCGTGGCCTGCCAGCTGAACGGCTTGAGCTTTACGAACTGAACGCGGCCTTTTGCAGCCGGTTGCGGCAACGTTTTCCGGGCGCGCTGGTGCACAATCTTCCGGCGCAGGAAATGGTGAATGTCGGAAGGCGGGGGCTTGATGCGGTCATCTCGGGTGTGCCAACGCTGCCGATGCCCGATGATCTGCAGGCCGCAATCGTGGGCGCGGCGCTTGGCATGATGAAGCCCGGTGCACCCTTCGTGCAGATCACCTACGGCCCCGTCGCTCCGCTGTCGGAACCGGTGCGGGCGCGCTTTGGCCTTCGCCATGTCAAGAGCCGCCGCATCTGGGCAAACCTGCCCCCGGCACAGGTCTATGTCTTTCGCCAGACGGCGTGA
- a CDS encoding PRC-barrel domain-containing protein, with protein sequence MKPLVIAATALALVGPAYAQTTPAMPADQAAETAAESAETAAENAEAAAETAADEAGAAAELAVDEAASEADKAADAAATAADDAAMAAEGMNEAAAENAADAAGDAEAAASDAADSAAEAAAEAPVTPPDVNPPAISEADPGLLSSWLTSRRIWTTNQPSSSDWDQPEMMEERPADWQDIAKVNDIVLDESGQVVGYIADIGGFLGIGAKKVLLGVDAIHMVTVGNDTFFATNYTKDELTALPDFDEKTVRK encoded by the coding sequence ATGAAACCTCTTGTCATTGCCGCGACCGCGCTGGCGCTTGTCGGTCCCGCCTATGCCCAGACAACCCCGGCGATGCCCGCCGATCAGGCGGCCGAAACTGCTGCCGAAAGCGCCGAGACTGCGGCAGAAAACGCCGAAGCGGCGGCCGAGACCGCCGCGGACGAAGCTGGCGCCGCCGCCGAACTGGCAGTCGATGAGGCCGCGAGCGAAGCTGACAAGGCTGCCGATGCGGCTGCAACGGCAGCCGATGATGCGGCAATGGCCGCAGAGGGCATGAACGAGGCGGCCGCAGAGAACGCGGCCGACGCGGCTGGCGATGCCGAAGCCGCAGCTTCGGACGCCGCCGACTCGGCCGCAGAGGCAGCCGCCGAAGCGCCGGTCACCCCCCCGGACGTCAATCCTCCCGCAATTTCCGAGGCTGATCCGGGCCTGCTGAGCTCATGGCTTACCAGCCGTCGCATCTGGACGACCAATCAACCCTCGTCGAGCGACTGGGATCAGCCCGAGATGATGGAGGAGCGCCCGGCCGATTGGCAGGATATCGCCAAGGTGAACGACATCGTTCTGGATGAGTCGGGTCAGGTCGTCGGCTATATCGCCGATATCGGCGGCTTCCTTGGCATCGGGGCGAAGAAGGTCCTGCTGGGCGTTGACGCCATCCACATGGTTACCGTGGGCAACGACACGTTCTTTGCCACGAACTACACCAAGGACGAGCTCACGGCTCTTCCCGACTTCGACGAGAAGACGGTTCGCAAGTGA
- a CDS encoding YebC/PmpR family DNA-binding transcriptional regulator produces MAGHSKWANIQHRKGKQDKLRSKLFSKLAKEITVAAKMGDPDPDKNPRLRLAVKEAKSNSVPKDVIDRAIKKSQGGDAENYDEIRYEGYGPNGIAIIVEAMTDNRNRTASNVRSYFTKHGGDLGQTGSVNFMFDRKGEIMYAASAGDADTVMMAAIEAGAEDVESDEDGHWIYTSDTDLAEVSTALEASLGESEHAKLIWKPQAPTEIDLETAQKLMKLLDALEEDDDVQNVTGNFDIPEDVASQL; encoded by the coding sequence ATGGCAGGCCATTCCAAATGGGCCAACATCCAGCACCGGAAGGGCAAGCAGGACAAGCTCCGTTCCAAGCTGTTCTCGAAGTTGGCCAAAGAAATCACCGTCGCCGCGAAGATGGGCGACCCCGATCCCGACAAGAACCCGCGCCTGCGCCTGGCGGTCAAGGAAGCCAAGTCGAATTCGGTCCCCAAGGACGTGATCGACCGCGCGATCAAGAAATCGCAGGGCGGTGACGCCGAGAACTATGACGAGATCCGCTATGAAGGCTATGGCCCGAACGGCATCGCGATCATCGTCGAGGCGATGACCGATAACCGCAACCGCACCGCCTCGAACGTGCGCAGCTATTTCACAAAGCATGGTGGCGATCTGGGCCAGACCGGCTCGGTGAACTTCATGTTCGACCGCAAGGGCGAGATCATGTACGCGGCGAGCGCCGGTGACGCGGATACCGTCATGATGGCCGCGATCGAAGCAGGTGCCGAGGATGTCGAAAGCGACGAGGACGGCCACTGGATCTATACCTCGGACACCGATCTGGCCGAGGTCTCGACCGCGCTGGAAGCGTCCTTGGGCGAATCCGAACACGCCAAGCTGATCTGGAAGCCTCAGGCCCCGACCGAGATCGACCTCGAGACTGCGCAGAAGCTGATGAAGCTGCTCGATGCGCTGGAAGAGGATGACGACGTCCAGAACGTCACCGGGAACTTCGACATTCCGGAAGACGTGGCGTCCCAGCTTTAA
- a CDS encoding GFA family protein, whose product MTDAKKHEAACHCGTVRFRVRLADGFNTVRRCDCSFCRMRGAVAVTARLGDVDIVSGEQNLTLYQFNTHAAKHWFCKTCGIYTHHQRRSNPDEYGVNVACIEGVSPFDFAEVIVNDGVHHPSDGRSGIAGVLRYSPV is encoded by the coding sequence ATGACCGACGCCAAGAAGCATGAAGCCGCCTGTCACTGCGGAACCGTTCGCTTCCGCGTTCGATTGGCCGACGGCTTCAACACTGTGCGGCGCTGTGACTGTTCATTCTGCCGGATGCGGGGCGCAGTGGCCGTCACCGCGCGTCTGGGTGACGTCGACATAGTCTCGGGCGAACAAAACCTGACGCTCTACCAGTTCAACACCCATGCGGCGAAGCATTGGTTCTGCAAGACCTGCGGGATCTATACCCATCACCAGCGACGTTCGAACCCGGACGAATACGGTGTCAATGTTGCCTGCATCGAAGGTGTCAGCCCTTTCGACTTTGCCGAGGTGATCGTCAATGACGGCGTGCATCACCCTTCCGACGGCAGATCGGGAATTGCCGGGGTCCTGCGCTATTCGCCAGTCTGA
- a CDS encoding peptidylprolyl isomerase, with product MAEIKDPENTVIIELKDGPVVIELLPDVAPKHVERMKELARAGKYDNVAFHRVIEGFMAQTGDVEHANMENNYNPGRAGTGGSDLPDLPAEFSRLPHDRGTLGAARSMNPNSANSQFFINFRDNHFLNGQYTVYGRVIDGMEHVDKIMRGEPPANPDRMISVKVAADAE from the coding sequence ATGGCCGAGATCAAGGATCCAGAAAACACGGTCATCATCGAGCTGAAGGACGGCCCGGTCGTGATCGAGCTTCTGCCCGACGTCGCACCCAAGCATGTCGAGCGGATGAAGGAACTGGCCCGCGCCGGGAAATATGACAATGTGGCCTTCCACCGCGTGATCGAGGGCTTCATGGCCCAGACCGGCGATGTGGAACACGCCAATATGGAAAACAACTACAATCCGGGCCGCGCTGGCACGGGTGGTTCCGACCTGCCGGACCTGCCCGCCGAGTTCTCGCGCCTGCCGCATGACCGTGGCACGCTGGGTGCCGCGCGTTCGATGAACCCGAACTCGGCCAACAGCCAGTTCTTCATCAACTTCCGGGACAACCATTTCCTGAACGGCCAATACACGGTCTATGGTCGCGTGATCGACGGCATGGAACATGTCGACAAGATCATGCGCGGCGAGCCGCCGGCGAACCCCGACCGGATGATCTCGGTAAAGGTCGCGGCCGATGCAGAGTAA
- a CDS encoding ribbon-helix-helix domain-containing protein — translation MPDLPPMSAPVKRSVTIGGHRTSVSLEDAFWRELREIAKSRDVAAAALIAAIDAARPPEVGLATALRLFVLAEVLKRQG, via the coding sequence ATGCCTGATCTTCCCCCCATGTCCGCCCCGGTCAAACGCTCGGTCACGATCGGCGGCCATCGCACCTCGGTCAGCCTCGAGGACGCGTTCTGGCGCGAGTTGCGCGAGATTGCGAAATCGCGGGATGTGGCCGCTGCCGCCTTGATCGCGGCTATCGACGCAGCGCGTCCGCCCGAGGTCGGGCTGGCGACTGCCTTGCGTCTTTTCGTGCTGGCGGAAGTGCTCAAGCGGCAGGGATAA